One genomic segment of Micromonospora sp. WMMC415 includes these proteins:
- a CDS encoding DEAD/DEAH box helicase, with the protein MAARTPALETFPALRAWQRKALVEYLRRRDPDFTAVATPGAGKTTFALRIAAELLADGTVEAVTVVAPTEHLKTQWAQAAARVGVQLDAAFRNADLHSSADFHGAVVTYAQVGMAPQVHRRRTMTRRTLVILDEIHHAGDSRTWGDGVKAAFEGAERRLMLTGTPFRSDDNPIPFVSYERGGDGLLRSRADAVYGYADALRDGVVRPVLFLAYSGETRWRTNAGEELAARLGEPMTQDLIAQAWRTALDPAGDWMPQVLRAADARLTVLRNAGMPDAGGLVIASDQQAARSYAKLLEQVTGEKAAVVLSDDVGASARIATFAASDQRWLVAVRMVSEGVDIPRLAVGVYATSASTPLYFAQAVGRFVRARRSGETASVFLPSVPHLLGLASEMEAERDHVLGKPKDREGFDDDLLERAQRDDQASGELEKRFAALSATAELDQVIFDGASFGTAAQAGTPEEEEYLGLPGLLTADQVAMLLTKRQAEQLAAQRRRAAERPAETSAAATAAPPAPMSAAQRRVALRRQLNALVAARHHRTGQPHGKIHAELRRICGGPPSAQATIEQLEERIATVQTL; encoded by the coding sequence GTGGCAGCCCGGACGCCGGCGCTCGAGACGTTCCCGGCCCTGCGCGCGTGGCAGCGCAAGGCTCTCGTGGAGTACCTGCGCCGCCGTGACCCCGACTTCACGGCGGTCGCCACCCCGGGCGCCGGGAAGACCACCTTCGCCCTGCGGATCGCCGCCGAACTGCTCGCCGACGGCACCGTCGAGGCGGTCACCGTGGTCGCCCCCACCGAGCACCTCAAGACCCAGTGGGCGCAGGCGGCGGCCCGGGTCGGCGTCCAACTCGACGCCGCCTTCCGCAACGCCGACCTGCACTCGTCCGCCGACTTCCACGGTGCCGTGGTCACGTACGCCCAGGTCGGCATGGCGCCGCAGGTGCACCGGCGGCGCACGATGACGCGCCGCACCCTGGTCATCCTCGACGAGATCCACCACGCCGGGGACTCGCGCACCTGGGGCGACGGCGTGAAGGCCGCCTTCGAAGGGGCCGAGCGCCGGCTGATGCTGACCGGCACTCCGTTCCGCTCCGACGACAACCCGATCCCGTTCGTCAGCTACGAGCGGGGCGGGGACGGCCTGCTGCGCTCCCGCGCCGACGCGGTGTACGGCTACGCCGACGCGCTGCGCGACGGCGTCGTGCGGCCGGTGCTCTTCCTGGCCTACTCCGGTGAGACCCGCTGGCGCACGAACGCCGGCGAGGAACTGGCCGCCCGGCTCGGCGAGCCGATGACGCAGGACCTGATCGCGCAGGCCTGGCGGACCGCGCTCGACCCGGCCGGTGACTGGATGCCCCAGGTGCTGCGGGCCGCCGACGCCCGGCTGACCGTGCTGCGCAACGCCGGCATGCCGGACGCGGGCGGCCTGGTCATCGCCAGCGACCAGCAGGCCGCCCGGTCGTACGCCAAGCTCCTCGAGCAGGTGACCGGTGAGAAGGCCGCCGTGGTGCTCTCCGACGACGTGGGCGCCTCGGCCCGGATCGCGACGTTCGCGGCGTCCGACCAGCGGTGGCTGGTGGCGGTCCGGATGGTCTCCGAGGGCGTCGACATCCCCCGCCTCGCGGTCGGCGTGTACGCGACCAGCGCCAGCACGCCGCTCTACTTCGCCCAGGCCGTCGGCCGGTTCGTCCGGGCCCGCCGGTCCGGGGAGACCGCGTCGGTGTTCCTGCCCAGCGTGCCGCACCTGCTGGGGCTGGCCAGCGAGATGGAGGCCGAACGGGACCACGTGCTCGGCAAGCCGAAGGACCGGGAGGGTTTCGACGACGACCTGCTGGAGCGTGCCCAGCGCGACGACCAGGCCAGCGGCGAGCTCGAAAAGCGGTTCGCGGCGCTGTCCGCGACCGCCGAACTCGACCAGGTGATCTTCGACGGGGCGTCGTTCGGAACCGCGGCCCAGGCCGGTACCCCGGAGGAGGAGGAGTACCTGGGCCTGCCGGGCCTGCTCACCGCCGACCAGGTGGCCATGCTGCTGACCAAGCGGCAGGCCGAGCAACTCGCCGCGCAGCGACGCCGAGCCGCCGAACGGCCCGCTGAAACGTCCGCTGCGGCCACCGCCGCCCCGCCGGCACCGATGAGCGCGGCGCAGCGGCGCGTGGCCCTGCGGCGGCAGCTGAACGCCCTCGTGGCGGCCCGACACCACCGCACCGGACAGCCGCACGGCAAGATCCATGCCGAGCTGCGCCGCATCTGCGGCGGCCCGCCCAGCGCCCAGGCGACGATCGAGCAGCTCGAGGAACGCATCGCGACGGTGCAGACCCTCTGA
- a CDS encoding trimeric intracellular cation channel family protein: MTTSTALLLADLTGVAVFAASGASAAVAKRLDLFGVVFVGFVAALGGGIFRDLVIDEVPPLAFADWRYAATAAVTAVAVFWLHPQLAKLRTTVLVLDAAGLGLFTVTGTLKALDAQVPAVGACVIGMVTAIGGGLGRDLLTAEIPVVLRREIYAVAALVGAVLVVLLHWLGHADTIGLTVAAVLVFLIRLVSLRRRWSAPIATLRPPRTGAPG, translated from the coding sequence GTGACCACCTCCACGGCCCTCCTGCTGGCCGACCTCACCGGGGTCGCGGTGTTCGCGGCCTCCGGTGCCTCGGCGGCGGTCGCCAAGCGGTTGGACCTCTTCGGTGTCGTCTTCGTCGGCTTCGTGGCCGCCCTCGGCGGCGGGATCTTCCGGGACCTGGTGATCGACGAGGTTCCGCCCCTGGCCTTCGCCGACTGGCGGTACGCGGCCACCGCCGCGGTCACCGCCGTCGCCGTCTTCTGGCTGCACCCCCAGCTCGCCAAGCTGCGCACCACCGTCCTGGTGCTGGACGCGGCCGGCCTGGGGCTGTTCACCGTCACCGGCACCCTGAAGGCGCTCGACGCGCAGGTGCCCGCGGTGGGCGCCTGCGTCATCGGCATGGTCACCGCGATCGGCGGCGGCCTCGGCCGGGACCTGCTGACCGCCGAGATCCCCGTGGTGCTGCGCCGCGAGATCTACGCGGTCGCCGCGCTCGTCGGCGCCGTCCTCGTCGTCCTGCTGCACTGGCTCGGCCATGCCGACACGATCGGGCTCACCGTGGCCGCGGTCCTGGTCTTCCTGATCCGCCTGGTCTCCCTGCGCCGTCGCTGGTCCGCCCCGATCGCCACGCTCCGCCCACCCCGGACGGGAGCCCCAGGCTGA
- a CDS encoding DUF3039 domain-containing protein, producing MEVSTQVLERPEVKDADTGPEMFHYVRKEKIAESAVMGTFVVALCGETFPVTKAAKPGSPVCPKCKEIYDSFAQ from the coding sequence GTGGAAGTGAGCACACAGGTTCTCGAGCGTCCCGAGGTGAAGGACGCCGACACCGGTCCCGAGATGTTCCACTACGTGCGCAAGGAGAAGATCGCCGAGAGTGCCGTGATGGGCACCTTCGTCGTGGCGCTCTGCGGCGAGACGTTCCCGGTCACCAAGGCGGCCAAGCCCGGCTCGCCGGTGTGCCCGAAGTGCAAGGAGATCTACGACTCGTTCGCCCAGTGA
- a CDS encoding carbohydrate kinase family protein, whose product MTAPRVIVVGDLITDVVAVLSGPPVAGSDTSAAIRFTGGGQAANTAAWLGALGVPVTLVGAVGDDGPGRDRVAELERGGVDCAVSRVPDAPTGTVIVLATADDRTMVTERGANLRLTPEAVEAALDAAPDAAHLHLSGYTLLDAGSRPAGLRAFAAARERGLTVSVDAASAAPLRRVGAAAFLTWVRGVDLLLVNAEEATVLAGGLDPAAQGRVLSASARRVVVKRGAAGAVWVDRDAAIAVAPARRMAVVDPTGAGDAFAAGLLSAWLAGAPPEAALHRAGDLGASAVGQVGARPPR is encoded by the coding sequence ATGACGGCACCCCGCGTCATCGTCGTCGGCGACCTGATCACCGACGTGGTGGCGGTGCTGTCCGGGCCACCGGTGGCCGGGTCGGACACCTCGGCGGCGATCCGGTTCACCGGCGGCGGCCAGGCGGCGAACACGGCCGCCTGGCTGGGGGCGCTGGGCGTACCGGTGACGCTGGTGGGCGCGGTCGGCGACGACGGGCCGGGCCGGGACCGGGTGGCCGAACTGGAACGCGGCGGCGTCGACTGCGCGGTCTCGCGCGTGCCGGACGCCCCCACCGGGACGGTCATCGTGCTCGCCACGGCGGACGACCGCACCATGGTCACCGAGCGGGGGGCGAACCTGCGGCTGACCCCGGAAGCGGTGGAGGCGGCGCTGGACGCGGCGCCGGACGCCGCCCACCTGCACCTGTCCGGCTACACCCTCCTCGACGCGGGGTCGCGGCCGGCCGGGCTGCGCGCGTTCGCCGCGGCCCGCGAGCGGGGCCTCACGGTCAGCGTCGACGCGGCCTCCGCGGCCCCGCTGCGGCGGGTGGGCGCGGCGGCCTTCCTGACCTGGGTACGCGGGGTCGACCTGCTGCTGGTCAACGCCGAGGAGGCGACCGTGCTGGCCGGTGGCCTGGACCCGGCGGCGCAGGGGCGGGTGCTGTCCGCGTCGGCGCGTCGGGTCGTGGTGAAGCGTGGCGCGGCTGGTGCGGTGTGGGTGGATCGGGACGCCGCGATCGCGGTGGCGCCGGCCCGCCGAATGGCGGTGGTCGACCCGACGGGGGCGGGTGACGCCTTCGCCGCCGGCCTGCTGTCGGCCTGGCTGGCCGGAGCGCCGCCGGAGGCGGCGCTGCACCGGGCCGGGGACCTGGGCGCGTCGGCGGTCGGCCAGGTGGGCGCCCGACCGCCGCGCTGA
- a CDS encoding DUF3099 domain-containing protein, with protein MKHQAYQPILITDASRSQDDQLNSRQKRYVLMMGVRVACVIVGAILVGAQAPLLWLWLPLVALGMILIPWLAVLLANDRPPKEQHRLAGRFQPRQRDETPPMSLTTEEQPHKVIDAEP; from the coding sequence GTGAAGCATCAGGCGTACCAGCCGATCCTGATCACCGACGCCTCGCGCAGTCAGGACGACCAGCTCAACAGCCGGCAGAAGCGGTACGTGCTGATGATGGGCGTCCGGGTCGCGTGCGTGATCGTCGGCGCGATCCTGGTCGGCGCGCAGGCCCCACTGCTCTGGCTCTGGCTGCCGCTGGTCGCCCTGGGCATGATCCTCATCCCCTGGCTCGCCGTGCTGCTCGCCAACGACCGGCCGCCCAAGGAACAGCACCGCCTGGCCGGCCGCTTCCAGCCGCGGCAGCGGGACGAGACCCCGCCGATGAGCCTGACCACCGAGGAGCAGCCCCACAAGGTCATCGACGCCGAGCCCTGA
- a CDS encoding low temperature requirement protein A, producing MDGARAERGAALLRPAVSSPRATFLELFFDLALVFALTRVSQRLVDDVTGRQPGDGLLETLLLFLAVWLVWNLTTWVTSRYEPERTAIQAVVVGTMFGSLVMAVALPRAFEERAVPFVAAYLAVMIGRPLVIAAALRGHPRRQVPLRLAGWAAVGGVPWLAGALGPDELRMPLWLLALTIDYLGLTLGWPLPRLGAARPSGWRIEGEHLAERYQQMFLIALGETILVIGMTYSGPDFDDDRALAFALAFITTALLWRIYFHRAGHLFAEALRAAREPGPLGTSATQTHLFIVAAVLATGIGYELVIDHPFDPLEPVWLLFVVGGPVLFLIARARFEYEIFGRVSRPRVVAVVVLALAVPPLTQAPPMAALALVVVVLSGVAVADVLRGRGRPPERPASPLGRRTSRGGTFPA from the coding sequence GTGGACGGAGCGAGGGCGGAACGCGGCGCGGCGTTGCTCCGGCCGGCGGTCAGCTCACCCCGGGCCACCTTCCTGGAGCTCTTCTTCGACCTGGCTCTCGTCTTCGCGCTGACCCGGGTGTCACAGCGGCTCGTCGACGACGTCACCGGTCGGCAGCCGGGTGACGGCCTCCTGGAGACGCTGCTGCTCTTCCTGGCGGTCTGGCTGGTCTGGAACCTCACCACCTGGGTGACCAGCCGCTATGAGCCGGAGCGGACGGCCATCCAGGCGGTCGTGGTCGGCACCATGTTCGGCAGCCTGGTCATGGCCGTGGCGCTGCCCCGGGCCTTCGAGGAGCGGGCGGTGCCGTTCGTGGCCGCGTACCTGGCGGTCATGATCGGCCGGCCGCTGGTCATCGCCGCCGCGCTGCGCGGGCATCCGCGCCGGCAGGTGCCGCTGCGGCTCGCCGGCTGGGCGGCGGTGGGCGGGGTGCCCTGGCTCGCCGGCGCGCTCGGCCCGGACGAGCTGCGGATGCCGCTGTGGCTACTCGCCCTGACGATCGACTATCTGGGCCTGACGCTGGGCTGGCCGCTCCCGCGGCTGGGCGCCGCCCGCCCGTCCGGCTGGCGGATCGAGGGCGAGCACCTCGCGGAGCGCTACCAGCAGATGTTTCTCATCGCGCTCGGCGAGACGATCCTGGTGATCGGCATGACGTACAGCGGGCCCGACTTCGACGACGATCGGGCCCTCGCCTTCGCGCTCGCGTTCATCACCACGGCGCTGCTCTGGCGGATCTACTTCCACCGGGCCGGCCACCTGTTCGCCGAAGCCCTGCGCGCGGCCCGCGAGCCGGGTCCGCTGGGCACCTCCGCCACCCAGACCCACCTGTTCATCGTCGCGGCGGTGCTGGCCACGGGCATCGGCTACGAGCTGGTGATCGACCACCCGTTCGATCCGCTGGAGCCGGTGTGGCTGCTCTTCGTGGTCGGCGGCCCGGTGCTCTTCCTGATCGCCCGGGCCCGCTTCGAGTACGAGATCTTCGGCCGCGTCTCCCGGCCCCGGGTCGTGGCGGTGGTGGTCCTGGCGCTGGCCGTCCCGCCGCTCACCCAGGCGCCCCCGATGGCGGCGCTGGCGCTGGTCGTGGTGGTGCTCTCCGGGGTCGCGGTCGCCGACGTGCTGCGCGGCCGGGGGCGGCCGCCCGAGCGGCCCGCCTCCCCACTGGGGCGCCGGACCTCCCGCGGTGGCACCTTTCCCGCCTGA
- a CDS encoding HhH-GPD-type base excision DNA repair protein has product MVPMTLSLPIDPEANEFINRNQLALVLGLVLDQQVSMEKAFSSPYVLAQRLGHEPDAAELAGYDPEALVALFATPPALHRFPKAMAARVQEVCQVLVDRYDGDAARLWNGVADGRELLRRVADLPGFGKQKAQIFVALLGKRFGVTPEGWREAAGGYGDTDAYRSVADVTDAESLRRVREYKQQMKAAAKAAKA; this is encoded by the coding sequence ATGGTCCCCATGACGCTGTCACTGCCCATCGATCCCGAGGCCAACGAATTTATCAATCGGAATCAGCTGGCTCTCGTCCTCGGGCTCGTGCTCGATCAACAAGTCTCGATGGAGAAGGCGTTCTCCTCGCCGTACGTGCTCGCCCAGCGCCTCGGGCACGAGCCGGACGCCGCCGAGCTGGCCGGGTACGACCCCGAGGCCCTGGTCGCCCTCTTCGCGACCCCACCGGCGCTGCACCGCTTCCCCAAGGCGATGGCGGCCCGGGTGCAGGAGGTGTGCCAGGTCCTCGTCGACCGGTACGACGGCGACGCCGCCCGGCTGTGGAACGGGGTCGCCGACGGCCGTGAGCTGCTGCGCCGCGTCGCCGACCTGCCGGGGTTCGGCAAGCAGAAGGCGCAGATCTTCGTCGCCCTGCTCGGCAAGCGGTTCGGGGTCACGCCGGAGGGCTGGCGCGAGGCGGCCGGCGGCTACGGGGACACCGACGCGTACCGGTCCGTCGCCGACGTCACCGACGCGGAGTCGCTGCGCCGGGTCCGGGAGTACAAGCAGCAGATGAAGGCGGCCGCGAAGGCGGCGAAGGCCTGA
- a CDS encoding iron ABC transporter substrate-binding protein — MVSATFRRSTTTLVAAGLLAVGLVACGSGEDDAADPGKPNDKVITVYSGRNEQLIKPLLDKFSQQTGIKVQTRYATTAQLAAQLVEEGDKSPADVFLAQDAGALGTVAKKGMFATLPEAATGKVAEAYRARSGQWVGVSARSRVLVYNADQVTTDQLPTSVFDLTGPTWKGKVAIAPTNASFQAFVTAIRVQHGDQKAKDFLAGLKANEPQIRDNNIKIVEEVNDGKVAVGLVNHYYLGEIAKEQGTTPEAMKAKLHFFPGGDTGALVNVAGVGVLKRSTEDADAKAFVDYLLGAEAQQYFAEETFEYPVVTGVPGPAYVPPLADLKVPAIDLNDLDTLEATVAMITESGLVP, encoded by the coding sequence ATCGTGTCCGCAACGTTCCGCCGGTCCACCACGACGCTCGTCGCGGCCGGGCTGCTCGCCGTCGGCCTGGTCGCCTGCGGGTCCGGTGAGGACGACGCCGCCGATCCCGGCAAGCCGAACGACAAGGTCATCACGGTCTACAGCGGCCGCAACGAGCAGCTGATCAAGCCGCTGCTGGACAAGTTCAGCCAGCAGACCGGCATCAAGGTCCAGACCCGGTACGCCACCACCGCCCAGCTCGCGGCGCAGCTCGTCGAGGAGGGCGACAAGTCCCCCGCCGACGTGTTCCTGGCGCAGGACGCCGGCGCGCTCGGCACGGTGGCCAAGAAGGGCATGTTCGCCACGCTGCCGGAGGCGGCCACCGGCAAGGTCGCCGAGGCGTACCGGGCGCGCAGCGGCCAGTGGGTCGGCGTGAGCGCCCGCTCCCGCGTGCTCGTCTACAACGCCGACCAGGTCACGACCGATCAGCTCCCGACGTCCGTCTTCGACCTGACCGGCCCGACGTGGAAGGGCAAGGTCGCGATCGCTCCGACCAACGCCTCGTTCCAGGCCTTCGTCACCGCGATCCGGGTGCAGCACGGCGACCAGAAGGCGAAGGACTTCCTGGCCGGCCTCAAGGCCAACGAACCGCAGATCCGGGACAACAACATCAAGATCGTCGAAGAGGTCAACGACGGCAAGGTGGCGGTCGGCCTGGTCAACCACTACTACCTGGGCGAGATCGCCAAGGAGCAGGGCACCACCCCGGAGGCGATGAAGGCCAAGCTGCACTTCTTCCCCGGCGGCGACACCGGCGCGCTGGTGAACGTGGCCGGCGTCGGGGTGCTCAAGCGCTCCACCGAGGACGCCGACGCCAAGGCGTTCGTCGACTACCTGCTCGGCGCGGAGGCCCAGCAGTACTTCGCCGAGGAGACCTTCGAGTATCCGGTGGTGACCGGCGTCCCGGGCCCGGCGTACGTGCCGCCGCTGGCCGACCTGAAGGTACCGGCCATCGACCTGAACGACCTCGACACGCTCGAGGCCACCGTCGCCATGATCACCGAATCGGGGCTGGTGCCCTGA
- a CDS encoding iron ABC transporter permease, protein MSRVRGKARRLAPRPALLAASTAAVAAALLPLVYLAVRTAEAGLDRLAAELWTERVALLALRSLGLAAVVTAACVVLGVGAAFLVTRTDLPGRRTFAVLAALPLAVPTYIAAFAWVSTVDGLEGFWPAALVLTLCSYPYVFLPVAAALRGADPAQEEVSRSLGRSGWQTFTAVTLRQIRPATAAGGLLVALYVLSDFGAVSILRADTFTRAIFIAFDLGFDRTGALVLSSVLVALTVLLLAAETATRRRGARYARLGGARRPPARLRLGAVRWPALAALLGVAALALGVPAVSLAQRLVTGVSRPGALTEVAVAAGNSLTVSLAGAALTMLLALPLGLLVARAPGVLTTVLDRLAYLAHALPGVVIGLSLIFFGIAVAYPLYQTRWLLALAYATLFLPLAVGAVAAAAAQSPPGLEEVARSLGRGPLTVLRTVTLPLTLPGIGAGAALVFLTGMKELPATLLLRPTGTDTLATELWTATSVGAYAAAAPYAALLVAISALPTWLLVARSGLLDKEDHG, encoded by the coding sequence CTGTCCCGCGTACGCGGGAAGGCACGCCGGCTGGCCCCGCGCCCGGCGCTGCTCGCGGCCTCGACCGCGGCGGTGGCCGCGGCCCTGCTTCCCCTGGTCTACCTCGCGGTCCGCACCGCCGAGGCGGGGCTCGACCGGCTCGCCGCCGAGCTGTGGACCGAACGGGTCGCGCTGCTCGCCCTCCGCAGCCTCGGCTTGGCGGCCGTGGTCACCGCCGCCTGCGTGGTACTCGGCGTCGGCGCCGCCTTCCTGGTCACCCGCACCGACCTGCCCGGCCGGCGGACCTTCGCCGTGCTGGCCGCGCTGCCGCTGGCCGTCCCCACCTACATCGCGGCGTTCGCCTGGGTCTCCACGGTCGACGGGCTGGAGGGCTTCTGGCCGGCGGCGCTGGTGCTGACGCTCTGTTCGTACCCGTACGTCTTCCTGCCGGTCGCGGCCGCGCTGCGCGGCGCGGACCCGGCGCAGGAGGAGGTGTCCCGGTCGCTGGGCCGATCCGGCTGGCAGACGTTCACCGCCGTGACCCTGCGGCAGATCCGCCCGGCCACCGCCGCCGGCGGGCTGCTGGTGGCCCTGTACGTGCTCTCCGACTTCGGCGCCGTGTCGATCCTGCGGGCGGACACCTTCACCCGGGCCATCTTCATCGCGTTCGACCTGGGCTTCGACCGCACCGGCGCCCTGGTGCTCTCCAGCGTGCTCGTGGCCCTGACCGTGCTCCTGCTCGCCGCCGAGACGGCGACCCGCCGCCGGGGCGCCCGGTACGCGCGCCTCGGCGGCGCCCGCCGCCCACCGGCCCGCCTGCGGCTCGGCGCGGTCCGCTGGCCGGCCCTGGCGGCGTTGCTCGGCGTGGCCGCACTCGCCCTCGGCGTGCCCGCGGTCAGCCTGGCGCAGCGCCTGGTCACCGGGGTGTCCCGCCCGGGCGCCCTCACCGAGGTCGCGGTCGCCGCCGGCAACTCGCTCACCGTCTCCCTCGCGGGCGCGGCGCTCACCATGCTGCTGGCCCTGCCGCTGGGGCTGCTCGTCGCCCGGGCGCCCGGCGTGCTGACCACCGTCCTCGACCGGCTCGCGTACCTCGCCCACGCCCTGCCCGGCGTGGTGATCGGGCTGTCGCTGATCTTCTTCGGCATCGCCGTCGCGTACCCGCTGTACCAGACCCGGTGGCTGCTGGCGCTGGCGTACGCGACGCTCTTCCTGCCCCTCGCGGTCGGCGCGGTCGCCGCAGCCGCCGCCCAGTCCCCGCCCGGGCTGGAGGAGGTCGCCCGCTCCCTCGGCCGGGGCCCGCTGACCGTGCTGCGGACGGTCACCCTGCCGCTGACCCTGCCCGGCATCGGGGCGGGCGCGGCGCTGGTCTTCCTGACCGGCATGAAGGAGCTTCCCGCCACCCTGCTGCTGCGCCCGACCGGGACGGACACGCTCGCCACCGAACTGTGGACCGCGACGTCCGTCGGGGCGTACGCGGCAGCGGCCCCGTACGCGGCGCTGCTGGTGGCGATCTCCGCGCTACCCACGTGGCTGCTGGTCGCCCGCAGCGGTCTGCTGGACAAGGAGGACCACGGATGA
- a CDS encoding ABC transporter ATP-binding protein yields the protein MSEVVLAGVVKRYGAVTALAGVDLTVPSGLLTAVLGPSGCGKTTLLRCLAGFERLDGGEIRIDGTPVAGAGRHVPAHRRRIAVVPQEGALFPHLSVADNVAYGLDRAARRGDRVEEVLALVGLAGYGDRMPHQLSGGQQQRVAVARALAPRPSVVLLDEPFSALDAGLRAGLRHDVREALRADGATGVLVTHDQGEALSVADRVVVLRTGRVVQAGTPTTVYREPADEWVAGFVGDAVLLPAVVEDGSARTPLGVVPVAGAAPAGPVTVLVRPEQVRVTSRPGPVTATVLRHDFHGHDALVGLRLADGTRVTARILDGGPAVPIGAEVGVTVEGTARAFPSRTPSPRTLTAA from the coding sequence ATGAGCGAGGTCGTGCTGGCCGGTGTGGTCAAGCGGTACGGCGCGGTCACCGCGCTGGCCGGAGTGGACCTCACCGTGCCGTCCGGGCTGCTCACCGCCGTGCTGGGGCCGTCCGGCTGCGGCAAGACGACGCTGCTGCGCTGCCTCGCCGGGTTCGAGCGGCTGGACGGCGGCGAGATCCGCATCGACGGCACCCCGGTCGCCGGGGCCGGCCGGCACGTCCCCGCGCACCGCCGCCGCATCGCCGTCGTACCGCAGGAGGGCGCTCTCTTCCCGCACCTCAGCGTCGCCGACAACGTGGCGTACGGGCTGGACCGCGCGGCCCGCCGGGGCGACCGGGTCGAGGAGGTGCTGGCTCTGGTGGGTCTCGCCGGCTACGGCGACCGGATGCCGCACCAACTCTCCGGCGGGCAGCAGCAGCGGGTCGCGGTAGCCCGGGCGCTCGCGCCCCGCCCCTCCGTGGTGCTGCTGGACGAGCCGTTCAGCGCCCTGGACGCCGGGCTGCGGGCCGGGCTGCGCCACGACGTGCGGGAGGCGCTGCGCGCCGACGGCGCGACCGGGGTACTGGTCACCCACGACCAGGGCGAGGCCCTGTCGGTGGCCGACCGGGTGGTGGTGCTGCGCACCGGTCGGGTGGTGCAGGCCGGGACGCCGACAACCGTGTACCGGGAACCCGCCGACGAGTGGGTGGCGGGCTTCGTCGGCGACGCCGTCCTGCTGCCGGCGGTCGTCGAGGACGGCAGCGCCCGTACGCCCCTGGGTGTGGTGCCCGTCGCCGGCGCCGCACCGGCCGGCCCGGTGACCGTTCTGGTCCGCCCCGAGCAGGTGCGCGTCACCAGCCGCCCCGGCCCGGTCACCGCGACCGTGCTGCGGCACGACTTCCACGGGCACGACGCGCTGGTCGGCCTGCGGCTCGCCGACGGCACCCGGGTCACCGCCCGGATCCTGGACGGCGGCCCGGCGGTCCCGATCGGCGCCGAGGTCGGGGTGACCGTGGAGGGCACCGCCCGCGCCTTCCCGTCCCGAACCCCGTCGCCCCGCACCCTGACCGCGGCCTGA
- a CDS encoding S8 family peptidase, which translates to MPAGFVPRRLTRAFAVTATAVAVAAAVTTPAQAAPTGEIRGAGAPTAISGSYLVVLEGDTVGTAGSATARTAVPDRAATLVKRYGGSVRDVYSAALTGFSATMTAGQARRLAADPAVAYVEQDKVLTATATQSNPPWGLDRIDQRNLPLSRSFTYPNTASNVRAYIIDTGIRTTHTQFGGRATWGTNTVDSNNTDCNGHGTHVAGTVGGSTYGVAKQVRLVAVKVLNCSGSGTITGVVNGVNWVTANAVKPAVANMSLGGGASSALDNAVANSVASGITYAVAAGNSSANACNYSPARTPSALTVGSTTSSDARSSFSNYGSCLDIFAPGSSILSAYRTSDTATATLSGTSMAAPHVAGAAALVLSANPSWSPSQVGSYLTSNATTGKVTSPGSGSPNRLLFVVN; encoded by the coding sequence ATGCCAGCAGGGTTCGTTCCACGGCGCCTCACCCGGGCGTTCGCCGTCACCGCCACCGCCGTGGCCGTCGCGGCGGCCGTCACCACCCCGGCGCAGGCGGCGCCGACCGGCGAGATCCGGGGCGCGGGCGCCCCGACCGCCATCAGCGGGAGCTACCTGGTCGTCCTCGAGGGGGACACGGTGGGCACCGCCGGGTCCGCCACCGCCCGCACGGCCGTGCCGGACCGGGCCGCGACGCTGGTGAAACGGTACGGAGGCAGCGTCCGCGACGTGTACAGCGCGGCGCTGACCGGCTTCAGCGCGACGATGACCGCCGGCCAGGCGCGCCGGCTGGCCGCCGACCCGGCCGTCGCGTACGTCGAGCAGGACAAGGTGCTCACCGCCACCGCGACGCAGTCCAACCCGCCCTGGGGTCTGGACCGCATCGACCAGCGCAACCTGCCGCTGAGCCGCAGCTTCACCTACCCGAACACCGCCTCCAACGTCCGGGCGTACATCATCGACACCGGCATCCGCACGACGCACACGCAGTTCGGCGGCCGGGCCACCTGGGGCACCAACACGGTCGACAGCAACAACACCGACTGCAACGGGCACGGCACCCACGTCGCCGGTACGGTCGGCGGCTCGACGTACGGCGTCGCCAAGCAGGTCCGGCTCGTCGCGGTGAAGGTGCTGAACTGCTCCGGCAGCGGCACCATCACCGGCGTCGTCAACGGGGTCAACTGGGTGACCGCCAACGCCGTGAAGCCGGCGGTGGCCAACATGAGCCTCGGCGGCGGTGCCAGCAGCGCCCTCGACAACGCGGTGGCCAACTCCGTCGCCTCCGGCATCACGTACGCGGTGGCCGCCGGCAACTCCAGCGCGAACGCCTGCAACTACTCGCCGGCCCGTACCCCGTCGGCGCTCACCGTCGGGTCCACCACCAGCAGCGACGCCCGTTCGTCGTTCTCCAACTACGGATCCTGCCTGGACATCTTCGCGCCCGGGTCGAGCATCCTGTCCGCGTACCGGACCAGCGACACCGCGACCGCCACGCTGAGCGGCACCTCGATGGCCGCACCGCACGTGGCCGGCGCCGCCGCCCTCGTGCTCTCGGCCAACCCGTCGTGGAGCCCGTCGCAGGTCGGCAGCTACCTGACCAGCAACGCCACCACCGGCAAGGTCACCAGCCCGGGTTCGGGCTCGCCGAACCGCCTCCTCTTCGTGGTGAACTGA